One Salmo trutta chromosome 19, fSalTru1.1, whole genome shotgun sequence genomic window carries:
- the LOC115154484 gene encoding transgelin-2, which translates to MANKGPSYGLSREVQSKIDKKYDQDLEERLTEWIIAQCGAGVGQPEAGKTGWQNWLKDGCVLCELINSLSSGNKPIRKIQSSGMAFKQMEQISQFLNAAEKYGITKTDMFQTVDLWEGKDLAAVQRTLMALGNLAVTRDDGTYRGDPNWFHKKSMENRRDFSEDQLNEGKSVIGLQMGTNKGASQAGMTGYGRPRQILNNNP; encoded by the exons ATGGCAAACAAAGGTCCCTCCTACGGTCTGAGCCGTGAGGTGCAGAGTAAGATCGATAAGAAGTATGACCAGGATCTGGAGGAGAGGCTGACCGAGTGGATCATCGCCCAGTGTGGAGCCGGAGTGGGCCAACCCGAGGCAGGAAAGACCGGTTGGCAGAACTGGCTCAAGGACGGATGT gtACTGTGTGAGCTGATCAACAGCCTGTCCAGTGGGAACAAGCCCATCAGGAAGATCCAGAGCTCAGGCATGGCCTTCAAACAGATGGAGCAGATCTCCCAGTTCCTCAATGCGGCTGAGAAGTACGGCATCACCAAGACTGACATGTTCCAGACAGTCGACCTCTGGGAGG GGAAAGACCTGGCTGCTGTCCAGAGGACCCTGATGGCCCTGGGAAACCTGGCTGTCACCAGGGACGATGGGACTTACCGTGGCGACCCCAACTGGTTCCATAA GAAATCAATGGAGAACAGACGTGATTTCTCAGAGGACCAGCTGAATGAAGGCAAGAGCGTCATCGGCCTGCAGATGGGCACCAATAAGGGGGCATCTCAGGCTGGCATGACAGGGTATGGGCGACCCAGGCAGATCCTAAACAACAACCCCTAA